In Pelmatolapia mariae isolate MD_Pm_ZW linkage group LG13, Pm_UMD_F_2, whole genome shotgun sequence, a genomic segment contains:
- the LOC134640337 gene encoding RING finger protein 122-like isoform X1, protein MHPVHWCNGCLCNLGLQNSDPYYKMTSETLYELPLNVYIIILGIGLFILMLSLIFCCYLFRLRRRGARGQYGYNEVVLKGAEKKLSLLGQTCAVCLEEFRSRDELGVCPCSHAFHKKCLLKWLEIRSVCPMCNKPICRLQPDHQQPVPQSLLEV, encoded by the exons ATGCATCCTGTCCACTGGTGTAACG GGTGTCTATGTAACCTCGGACTGCAGAACTCTGATCCTTACTACAAGATGACATCAGAAACATTGTACGAACTGCCGCTCAACGTCTACATAATCATCCTGGGCATCGGCCTCTTCATCCTCATGCTCAGCCTCATCTTCTGCTGCTACCTGTTCAG ACTGAGGCGACGAGGTGCTAGAGGGCAGTATGGCTACAACGAG GTTGTTTTAAAAGGAGCGGAGAAGAAACTGAGCCTACTTGGT CAAACATGTGCGGTGTGCTTGGAAGAGTTCCGCAGCAGGGACGAGCTTGGAGTGTGCCCGTGTTCCCATGCTTTTCACAAAAA GTGTCTGCTAAAATGGTTAGAGATTCGCAGCGTGTGCCCCATGTGCAACAAGCCCATTTGTCGCCTCCAGCCTGACCACCAGCAACCAGTGCCTCAGAGTCTCCTGGAGGTCTGA
- the LOC134640337 gene encoding RING finger protein 122-like isoform X2 produces MHPVHWCNGCLCNLGLQNSDPYYKMTSETLYELPLNVYIIILGIGLFILMLSLIFCCYLFRLRRRGARGQYGYNEQTCAVCLEEFRSRDELGVCPCSHAFHKKCLLKWLEIRSVCPMCNKPICRLQPDHQQPVPQSLLEV; encoded by the exons ATGCATCCTGTCCACTGGTGTAACG GGTGTCTATGTAACCTCGGACTGCAGAACTCTGATCCTTACTACAAGATGACATCAGAAACATTGTACGAACTGCCGCTCAACGTCTACATAATCATCCTGGGCATCGGCCTCTTCATCCTCATGCTCAGCCTCATCTTCTGCTGCTACCTGTTCAG ACTGAGGCGACGAGGTGCTAGAGGGCAGTATGGCTACAACGAG CAAACATGTGCGGTGTGCTTGGAAGAGTTCCGCAGCAGGGACGAGCTTGGAGTGTGCCCGTGTTCCCATGCTTTTCACAAAAA GTGTCTGCTAAAATGGTTAGAGATTCGCAGCGTGTGCCCCATGTGCAACAAGCCCATTTGTCGCCTCCAGCCTGACCACCAGCAACCAGTGCCTCAGAGTCTCCTGGAGGTCTGA